The Anaerosoma tenue genome has a window encoding:
- a CDS encoding U32 family peptidase: MPDTRTSEVELLAPAGGPDALVAAVNNGADAVYLGLGSFNARRGADNFEIETLAGWVRFAHLRGTRVYLTANIVVLPSEVSDALDLIDTAWAAGVDAVIVQDIGMLSVLRRSLPHVRVHASTQIDAMNAETVSLLAAEGVQRVTLARELPPRAIAACASAGVEVETFVHGALCYSYSGQCLMSSLIGQRSANRGLCAQPCRMRYELLDADGAAVEVPGHYLLSTRDLAGIAQLPQLIKAGVAALKIEGRMKSPEYVAIVTSVYRAALDRALEDPDRYDVLPSEWERLEEAFNRGFTDAYLTGERGPELMSYTRPNNRGVLVGRVAASDRGRAEVALERALDPSDTLEFWTRAGRFAQTAGALSIGGSRASSAPAGSTVSLDVERQVLPGDRVFRVANAALLDAARRTYGQGATTDRNAVPVDIRVKARIGEPLSVTVSAAGHTAHAEGEAVEPARTKPIGVDEIVEHVGRLGGSGYRAGRWEIDLEAGAGMGYSRLHAVRREALGKLDEARLGPWAHRSRSHPVPPPLPGARRRGAGTSVPLVVATAWDAATAAACVDAGADRVWLRVHAGQTPDDLPARVRPLLPRVVWPDEMPWAQGMAAGGPFLTGNLGLLGTHGPSAPVEADWPLNTVNAYSVEVLGRLGASLVWASPELSGRQLAEVVASSTVPAGLLVWGRIELMVAEQCVLMAAGSCGRKCGTCARRAGWWRLRDQKGYEFPVTTDPSGRSHVLNSVTLDLSRALDEVVAAGVAAVRLDFSDEGAQRAAEVVRTFTSAVASVVSGAAAPGEALITPATSGHFYRGLR, encoded by the coding sequence TTGCCTGACACACGAACGTCAGAAGTGGAGCTGCTCGCTCCCGCGGGAGGTCCGGACGCGCTCGTTGCGGCGGTCAACAACGGCGCCGACGCGGTCTACCTCGGCCTTGGCTCGTTCAACGCGCGTCGAGGCGCGGACAACTTCGAGATCGAGACCCTTGCCGGGTGGGTCCGGTTCGCCCACCTCCGGGGAACGCGCGTCTATCTCACGGCGAACATCGTGGTGCTCCCCTCCGAGGTGTCCGACGCGCTCGACCTCATCGACACCGCATGGGCGGCGGGTGTGGATGCCGTCATCGTCCAGGACATCGGCATGCTGTCGGTGCTGAGGCGGTCGCTACCCCACGTCCGAGTCCACGCGTCAACGCAGATCGACGCGATGAACGCCGAGACCGTGTCCCTGCTTGCGGCAGAAGGCGTGCAGCGAGTGACGCTCGCCCGGGAGCTCCCGCCACGCGCCATCGCGGCATGCGCGAGTGCCGGCGTCGAGGTGGAGACCTTCGTGCACGGGGCTCTGTGCTACTCGTATTCCGGGCAGTGCCTGATGTCGTCCCTCATCGGCCAGCGTTCGGCCAACCGGGGTCTGTGCGCCCAGCCGTGCCGGATGCGTTACGAGCTGCTGGATGCCGACGGTGCGGCCGTGGAGGTCCCAGGCCACTATCTGCTGTCCACCAGGGACCTGGCCGGCATAGCGCAGCTGCCGCAGCTGATCAAGGCGGGCGTGGCGGCTCTCAAGATCGAAGGTCGCATGAAGTCTCCCGAGTACGTGGCGATCGTGACCTCCGTGTACCGTGCGGCGCTCGATCGCGCGCTCGAGGATCCCGACCGGTACGACGTTCTCCCGTCTGAGTGGGAGCGCCTCGAGGAGGCGTTTAACCGCGGGTTCACGGACGCCTACCTCACCGGCGAGCGTGGCCCGGAGCTCATGAGCTACACGCGGCCCAACAACCGGGGGGTGCTCGTCGGTCGTGTGGCCGCCAGTGACCGCGGCCGTGCCGAGGTCGCACTCGAGCGGGCGCTCGATCCCTCTGACACCCTCGAGTTCTGGACCCGGGCTGGTCGGTTCGCGCAGACGGCCGGAGCACTGTCGATCGGGGGTTCGAGGGCGTCGTCGGCACCGGCTGGATCGACGGTATCCCTGGACGTCGAGCGACAGGTGCTACCCGGAGACAGGGTGTTCCGGGTTGCCAATGCAGCGCTTCTCGACGCGGCCCGCCGAACGTACGGCCAGGGAGCCACGACCGATCGGAACGCGGTTCCCGTGGATATCCGCGTGAAGGCGCGGATAGGGGAGCCTCTCTCGGTCACCGTGTCGGCCGCTGGACACACCGCGCACGCGGAAGGGGAGGCGGTCGAACCGGCGCGCACGAAGCCGATCGGTGTCGATGAGATCGTGGAGCACGTGGGCAGGCTGGGCGGTTCGGGATACCGTGCCGGGCGCTGGGAGATCGATCTCGAGGCCGGTGCGGGGATGGGGTACTCCAGGCTTCACGCGGTGAGGCGTGAGGCCCTCGGCAAGCTCGATGAGGCGCGTCTCGGGCCGTGGGCCCATCGTTCGCGTAGCCACCCCGTTCCACCGCCCCTCCCGGGCGCGCGCAGACGCGGTGCGGGCACCAGCGTCCCGCTCGTGGTTGCCACGGCATGGGACGCGGCCACCGCCGCCGCATGTGTCGACGCGGGCGCGGACAGAGTGTGGCTGCGCGTCCACGCCGGGCAGACGCCGGACGATCTTCCTGCGCGGGTCCGCCCGCTGCTTCCGCGCGTGGTGTGGCCGGATGAGATGCCGTGGGCCCAAGGTATGGCCGCCGGCGGGCCGTTCCTCACCGGCAATCTGGGGCTCCTCGGCACACACGGGCCCTCTGCGCCCGTCGAGGCCGACTGGCCGCTCAACACGGTGAACGCGTACTCGGTGGAGGTTCTGGGTCGTCTTGGGGCGAGCCTGGTGTGGGCGTCTCCAGAGCTCAGCGGGCGTCAGCTTGCCGAGGTGGTAGCATCCTCGACCGTGCCCGCCGGTCTACTCGTGTGGGGACGCATCGAGTTGATGGTGGCCGAGCAGTGCGTGCTGATGGCCGCGGGGTCATGCGGCCGGAAATGCGGCACGTGCGCGCGACGCGCTGGATGGTGGCGTCTCCGCGACCAGAAGGGGTATGAGTTCCCGGTGACCACAGACCCGTCCGGCAGGTCGCACGTCCTGAACTCCGTGACCCTCGACCTGTCCCGGGCGCTGGATGAGGTCGTCGCGGCGGGTGTCGCCGCCGTCCGTCTGGACTTCAGCGACGAAGGCGCACAGCGCGCCGCGGAGGTGGTGCGGACGTTCACGTCGGCCGTGGCGTCCGTGGTGTCCGGGGCCGCCGCGCCCGGTGAGGCTCTCATCACGCCGGCCACGAGCGGGCACTTCTACCGCGGTCTCCGTTAG
- a CDS encoding transglycosylase domain-containing protein, with the protein MSRRTRTRRQKKSHVILPIIAGVLVVTMLGGVLIVGAAGAFGLNLADTWLADLPDIDDASAFEVAQATQIYSADGVLLANLFLENRQVVGLDQISPHLLHAVVAVEDERFYEHEGVDYQGIVRAFVTNLTSDRREGASTITQQYIRNTILAEERYDISYRRKAREAWLALELERRYDKDEILAMYINTVYYGEGAYGAESAALTYFNKHANELTVAEAALIAGLPQSPIHLSPYDNPEGAVARRQWVLSKMHELGYITDEEYEAAKVEELALEKSPTLDTQGVYAAQYFVAHVKKVLQNQYGTDLVFKGGLTVYTTLDTRLQTYAEEAVNGTLDRADDPDCALVAIDPRTGYIKAMVGGRDWDTNKFNFATQARRQPGSSFKVFTLVTALEEGMNPDRRRVDSSSPALIPTGGSTWRVSNAGGGGRGYITLRQATVGSVNTAFARLIAEMGAEKVVETAHRMGIESDLEPFLSLTLGSQEVTPLEMASAFGTLAADGRHYPHTAVTRIVGPQGETIFEAEPQGEQVVSHSIAYAATQVLKGVITGGTATRANFGRPAAGKTGTTQDYRDAWFVGYTPQLSCAVWMGYTPERPMLNVHGRRVFGGTYAAPIWKDFMSRALADEPVMDFNPAPPPKYTWKKEWEIPEKAVPTLIGLTQEAAIKALEDAEFEDYTITSAFNETIAKGLVVSQTPAAGSKVIPEETTVTIVISKGPDPSKAPPPEPEPEPEPEPEPEPEPTSTPTPKP; encoded by the coding sequence GTGTCGAGACGCACACGGACACGACGCCAGAAGAAGAGCCACGTGATCCTGCCGATCATCGCCGGCGTGCTGGTGGTCACCATGCTGGGCGGAGTGCTCATCGTGGGTGCCGCCGGGGCGTTCGGTCTCAACCTCGCAGATACGTGGCTTGCAGATCTTCCGGACATCGATGACGCCAGCGCCTTCGAGGTGGCACAGGCCACCCAGATCTACTCGGCCGACGGCGTGCTCCTGGCCAACCTGTTCCTGGAGAACAGACAGGTGGTGGGGCTCGACCAGATCTCGCCGCACCTCCTCCACGCTGTGGTTGCCGTTGAGGACGAGCGCTTCTACGAACACGAGGGCGTCGACTACCAGGGCATCGTGAGAGCGTTCGTCACGAACCTCACATCGGACCGCCGAGAAGGCGCTTCGACGATCACGCAGCAGTACATCCGCAACACGATCCTCGCCGAAGAGCGCTACGACATCAGCTACCGGCGCAAGGCGCGCGAGGCATGGCTTGCGCTCGAGCTAGAGCGCCGGTACGACAAGGACGAGATCCTTGCGATGTACATCAACACCGTGTACTACGGCGAGGGCGCGTACGGAGCCGAATCCGCCGCCCTCACCTACTTCAACAAGCACGCGAACGAGCTGACCGTGGCCGAGGCGGCACTCATCGCGGGGCTCCCGCAGTCGCCGATCCACCTCAGCCCGTACGACAATCCTGAGGGCGCCGTGGCCCGCCGGCAGTGGGTGCTCTCGAAGATGCACGAACTCGGCTACATCACCGACGAGGAGTACGAGGCAGCGAAGGTCGAGGAGCTCGCGCTCGAGAAGTCGCCCACACTCGACACGCAGGGCGTGTACGCCGCCCAGTACTTCGTGGCCCATGTGAAGAAGGTGTTGCAGAACCAGTACGGCACCGACCTCGTCTTCAAGGGCGGGCTCACCGTCTACACCACCCTCGACACCCGTCTGCAGACGTATGCCGAGGAGGCCGTCAACGGCACTCTCGACCGGGCGGACGACCCCGACTGTGCCCTCGTGGCTATCGACCCCCGGACCGGCTACATCAAAGCCATGGTGGGTGGGCGCGACTGGGACACGAACAAGTTCAACTTCGCCACGCAGGCCCGCCGCCAGCCGGGTTCGTCGTTCAAGGTCTTCACGCTCGTCACCGCGCTCGAGGAGGGCATGAATCCCGATCGTCGGCGTGTGGATTCTTCGTCACCGGCGCTCATCCCCACGGGAGGGAGCACCTGGCGCGTGAGCAACGCGGGTGGCGGCGGTCGCGGCTACATCACCCTGCGCCAGGCGACGGTGGGATCGGTCAACACCGCGTTCGCACGGCTGATCGCTGAGATGGGCGCCGAGAAGGTCGTGGAGACCGCACATCGCATGGGGATCGAGAGCGACCTTGAGCCCTTCCTTTCGCTGACCCTGGGAAGCCAGGAGGTCACGCCGCTCGAGATGGCATCGGCCTTCGGCACCCTTGCCGCGGACGGGCGACACTACCCGCATACTGCTGTCACGCGCATCGTCGGCCCCCAAGGCGAGACCATCTTCGAAGCCGAGCCGCAGGGCGAGCAGGTCGTCAGCCACTCGATCGCGTACGCGGCCACACAGGTGCTCAAGGGCGTGATCACCGGCGGAACCGCCACCCGGGCGAATTTCGGCCGCCCCGCAGCAGGCAAGACCGGGACCACCCAGGACTATCGCGACGCCTGGTTCGTGGGCTATACCCCACAACTGTCCTGTGCGGTCTGGATGGGGTACACGCCGGAACGACCGATGCTCAACGTCCACGGGAGACGGGTCTTCGGCGGGACATACGCCGCACCGATCTGGAAGGACTTCATGTCCAGAGCGCTTGCCGACGAACCGGTGATGGACTTCAACCCCGCACCACCGCCCAAGTACACGTGGAAGAAGGAGTGGGAGATTCCCGAGAAGGCCGTCCCGACGCTCATCGGTCTGACCCAGGAGGCCGCTATCAAGGCCCTGGAGGACGCGGAGTTCGAGGACTACACGATCACAAGCGCGTTCAACGAGACGATTGCCAAGGGGCTCGTGGTGTCACAGACACCGGCTGCCGGCTCGAAGGTGATTCCGGAAGAGACGACCGTGACGATCGTCATCTCAAAGGGCCCTGATCCGAGCAAGGCGCCGCCTCCCGAGCCGGAGCCTGAGCCGGAGCCTGAGCCCGAACCGGAGCCTGAGCCGACGTCGACTCCCACACCGAAACCGTGA
- a CDS encoding Nif3-like dinuclear metal center hexameric protein yields MRLGEIYRTAVEAGIEADARSQEEIQAVLEAAKKEREALSPDEQEFFDQERLSNPYDDTRICAGAPDLEVRGLITGIDMQVGEILLADRLREKGQTIDLVFAHHPEGPGYANLHRVMYMQADLWAARGVGIGVADGLIASRAEEVRRRIMPANHYQAVDAARHLGFASMSCHTPADNNVNRFVQELVDGEAPRTLDDLIKLLRSVPEYADAAKKGYGPIIIQGSGSRRVGTCAVDMTGGTEGPKDALDKLLAAGVDTLIGMHYSEEHRKHAEKIGLALVIAGHISSDALGMNLVLDRIESRGVDVVCTSGMVRVRRS; encoded by the coding sequence TCCTGGAGGCGGCCAAGAAGGAGCGTGAGGCGCTCAGCCCGGATGAGCAGGAGTTCTTCGACCAGGAGCGACTGTCCAATCCGTACGACGATACACGGATCTGCGCCGGTGCCCCCGACCTCGAGGTCCGGGGGCTGATCACCGGGATCGACATGCAGGTAGGCGAGATCCTGCTTGCAGACCGCTTGCGCGAGAAGGGCCAGACCATCGATCTCGTGTTCGCGCACCACCCTGAAGGTCCCGGTTACGCCAACCTGCACCGTGTCATGTACATGCAGGCCGACCTGTGGGCGGCCCGGGGAGTCGGGATCGGCGTCGCCGACGGGCTCATAGCATCACGTGCCGAAGAGGTTCGCAGGCGGATCATGCCGGCGAATCACTATCAGGCGGTGGACGCCGCCCGTCACCTTGGGTTCGCCTCGATGTCGTGTCACACACCCGCTGACAACAACGTCAACCGCTTCGTACAGGAGCTCGTGGACGGCGAGGCGCCGCGCACGCTCGATGACCTGATCAAGCTCCTGCGTTCGGTGCCCGAGTATGCCGACGCGGCGAAGAAGGGGTATGGGCCCATCATCATACAGGGCTCCGGATCCAGGCGAGTCGGTACGTGCGCCGTGGACATGACCGGAGGGACCGAGGGGCCCAAAGACGCCCTCGACAAGCTGCTGGCGGCGGGCGTGGACACGCTCATCGGCATGCACTACTCGGAGGAGCATCGTAAGCACGCTGAGAAGATCGGGCTTGCGCTCGTGATCGCCGGGCACATCAGCTCTGACGCTCTCGGTATGAACCTCGTCCTCGATCGCATCGAGTCCCGGGGCGTTGACGTGGTCTGCACATCGGGGATGGTGCGCGTCAGGCGTTCCTGA